One Nicotiana tabacum cultivar K326 chromosome 23, ASM71507v2, whole genome shotgun sequence genomic window, cacacctcctaaccggagCATCTAGGTTCCTCCTGCgcatgtgcccgaaccatctaagtcccgcttcccgcatcttgtcattcACGGGAGTCACGCCCACCCTCTCCCGAATATCCTTATTCCTAAttttatccatcctagtgtgcccgcacatccatctcaacattctcatttctgctactttcatcttctgagtATGTAaaatcttgactggccaacactcagccacatacaacatagtcggtctaaccaccgctctgtagaacttacctttaagtttcggtggcacattcttgtcacacaggactccagacgctaacctcaatttcatccaccccaccccgatacggtgtgtgacatccccgtcgatctccccatctccctggataatagaccctaggtacttgaaactctctctcttagggatgacttgtgagtcaagcctcacttccacatCCGCTTCTCCCAACACGTCGCTGAACTTACATTCCAAATATTCCGtcttggtcctactcaacttgaaacctttagactccagggtctgcctccatacctccagTCTCTCGTTAACGCCAACttgcgtctcatcaatcagactATATAGCATGCACCAAGACAAGTGTCAGTGCGTCCAACACTCATGAAAAAGAGTTTAAAAAAATCAGGGATGGGGAATTAATACACATTGCAACATTCAACCCATGTTATCTTTTTGCAAATTCTACTTCTCCAGTGATttgaaataattttatatttttattattcttttccaCTAGGATCTACAGTCTTAACTTATACATCTTTCTTTTCAATCCCAAAATCTAAAAATCTCACTTGCTGATTGGACTCCTCCTTTACCCTTCTTTAGATTCACAAGTGGATTACACGTTGGCCCCCCCACAACTGCGATATAGTAGAGGGAGAGCTACTCTACTACATACAAATAGTTTGCCCACAAAAAATGACACTGCCAAGGAAATGGAGATTACGAGGACAAAATATGTGAGCAATAACCACTAGACTTTCGACCTCATCAACATTCCTACTTTTTGAGCTCTACCCACGTACTTTGTTATAAACCAATATAAGCTAGTTGAATAATCCCTTGTTAGTAAAATGGAATTACAAAACAGCAacaaaacagaaacagaaagagaaacagaaagagAAGAACTGCAAAAGTAAAAGGATTCTGACCTTGCGCTTTTCAGCCAGAATTAGCTTATCTGCCACAAATTGTGGAGTCCCGAATTGGCTAAGGGTTGCTATTTTTACAGGGATAACCACAACGCCTACATTGTTGGATCCCTTGTTTGCATCCTGAAACAGGACAGTTGCCCCAGCCTTATCAACCTAAAGAACCCAATATCGCACAATTAATTTCCAAAACCTCCTCATATGATATAACTCTAATGGCGGAGCTTAATAAGAGGAAAGGAGGTTCAATTAAATCcctttgttgaaaaattatactGTACAAATaggataaatataaaaaataaagaattggTTATATGTAACCTATTGTAACATCCTACATATGGTAAAATTCTATTATAGGGGTGTAAAAGTTGCTTTAGATCACAAGTTCAAATTTCAACTATGACAttctagtattttttttaatctcCTTATATTAATTCAATTTCTAGCTCCACCGCTGACTCTAAAAGTACTTCTATTTCCTTTCCATTTACTATGTGAGTGTGTGTTTCCACATGATAGAGTAAGAATTGTCTCTGTGTGAACTATGGAAGACTCGGGGTGCGACCCTTCCCCAGACCCTGCATGAATGCGGGGATGCCTAGTGTACCAGGCTGCCCAGAATAAGAATTGTCCAACAATGGTCTTGATAACATTTTTGTTATGACTACAACAAATCCGACAAGGCTAATCTTACCAATTAGACTATGCAATAACTAAAACGCACATAGTCAAAGATGACATAAGAAGAAGTAATATTTACAACTGCAAGTTTCAAAAATAGGGGCAAAGAAAGGGGGACGGACCTTAATCCAAGAAGAAGGTCTGAGGAgagtgaaaccttcagtagaatcAGTGTATCTTTCAAGCTCTAACACCTCACCACCAATGGCTACAGAGAAGGTTGAGAAAGGGTCCCACAATAAGACCGTCAAAATGGATAAATTAAGCACTCGCCTGTTTGAAACAATTGGAACCATTTCTGCCATGGATTTGTTCGTCTCATTATTGTGAGGAATGGAGAGTGATGATACAGTTAAACTTCGCTTTCTCTTTATAATCTGTGGTGGAGTAATGGGCATAGTCATAATAAGGTTTTGGAAGAAGCCATTGTACGCAATTGAGCGAGTTACTGAGCTTAAGGTAGACATTGTTCCCTTATAAATTGAGCGAAAATGAAGGGAAGTGTCATCTTATATTCTTTAGAAGCAGTTAAAATTAGGATATTCTCTTTTGGTGTCATCTTAATACCTTATTAATTCGAATTAATGCCATCTTATTTTGGGAGAAAAAACGCTTTCCATTAAAAGGTGAACTATAAAGTTTGATAGAAAAGAAAGGATAaatttaagcttgaattcttataatttttttaagtgatatgtaaatatttaaaaattatgtaaaaagTAATCTAAAACATTAATGATTTGTTTATTTTGTTAAGCTTAACGAATcacaaaatttatgtttaaagatatttttaaaaagtaataTGTTTGAGTGGTAGAATTATTATTCTGTTGAAACAAAATGAGCTTCGATGATCTAATCAGTACTATTATAATAGTATTATGATGTTTGTTACTTGTGACTTTACACTccctttaagaaaaaataaataaaatatatattttacttaTATGATAACATTTCAAAAAGTCTTTGGAATCATTTGGGAATGAATAGTTAATAATAAAGATAACATAAGAAAagattgtattttttttatttgctaaaatgaataagtaaaaataaatatatatttttagtatgATGAACAAATGAATTGAATGGAGGGAGTACTTACAGaaagaagattttttttaaaaaaagattttaaCAAAAAGAGAAGGTTAAAAAACTACTCTCCATTTCAATTTGTGTAACCGAATGAAGGATGCGGTTAATATATCTAATTTTTAATGTGATTTTACtacaattttttaatttttaaattaaatttatatatttaaaaattccATAAAAAGTACTacaaatttattttcaaaaattatataaaaagtatatatatgtaaaaattacGTAAAAAGTATATAGAAAGTATTGTAAAGTactataaattttttaaaaattaaaattaaaatttatatatttaaaaattacataaaaagtACTACAAATCAATATAATTAGGTTTCtggaaaataatataaaattttgtttttatttttatgtcttaCGTTGCCTTTTAGTgtgttaaaaatattaatttttatatgtaataattattttattctaACATCTCACCTGTCGTATCTAACACCACAATATTCAAATGCTAATTTCTAAACACATTGTATACTTCTTTTAATTTATTAAGATCACAAGTCACAACTCTCTACTTTCTTTATTTGTCCCACTTAAATTAAGACACAAAAAATCAAATGGATCCAAAAGCTAATTTGGTACCTCCCTTTGGTACACTACTAATGCATTGTTTAGATGGTTGTTACGTATCGTTTGgtaatgtatcgtatcgtattgtattgtattgtactgtatcgtttgataaatataatatttggatataTTGTGCCATTTGACGTCGTTTTATAATATCACAaccagcaatatgaagaataaacttgtaatattataaaaaaaaattataatacggtatataaaaaggtagggtaaatgataaaataaaattatttaataataatgaagggtgagattgagaaaaaaaataaggtaacgacGTGACCATACCAAATCGATCGTTATATAAAGTGACACATTTTATCGTTACGTAACGATATATTTATCGATACGATATAATTAAATTTAATTAACAATCAAAATAACAATCGGATGCAATACAAAACAACCGTCAAAACATGTTGCAAAGAAGCTATTGAAAACCTCACTTAATTTCAGTTCTGAGCGGTGGAGAGTTGTGCTACGTGGAAGACAATACGCTCAATGTTCGAACGTGAGCTAAAAAAAGGGACTTGAGACTGAGAGCACATCTCAAACACAAATTGTTCGAATTGGCCATATCCATGTCCATGTCTCTTCGACTTTGTTGCGAACCCTCAATTTCTGTAAGTTATTATAATCTTCATTCCCAAATCTCTATGTCATTTTCGTGAAATTTATGTTTTATCTTATTTTCCGGTAATTCCAATTATCCTTGATGATGCTAAAATTCCAGCACAGTTTGTTAATATCAGTAGCTAATTTTATCTGATGTTAGGACCAAATATTCTTTATTGTGGTTGCCTTTAACATGATTAATGTTTGGTGATACTTATAGAGTTATAACCTTCCAGAGATTTATATGTTTAGAAAATATACAGaacttcaattttttctttttgataacgGTGTTATTCTAGCTTgggcgcacctcgactaattccatcGGGTACACCAGCTAACTTTGTCCACTAAAGCTTAGACAGATGAGAAGAACTAACCTGCGAGACTTCATAATTCTCCACCCACTTAATTGACCACTAAGCTACATCCTTGGGtgcaaaaagaaaatatataaaactttATTACTTTTTATTTGCCTAGTATTGGAATGAGACGAGTTTAAATGGAGTAACGTGgttagtgaggattcatataaccGACCGGAACTTGGTTGGGATGGAtgcgttgttgttgttgctgctgatgCTGTTTTCTAATAAAACTATGGTGATAATGTGTGTGAACTGAATGGGCAGGGCTTAAAGAATAAAAGAGATTTGCTGGGCTTAGATTTGGCAGGTAAGTCTTTGTTCAGGAATAGCAAGTTTGTAATATATATTGTACTAACTTGATTAGCTGGCTCTGATTTTCTAACAATTTGTTTTCTTGTTTACAGCTAATCATTTGAATATCCCAATGAGGAAATGGTTTAGTGGAGTAAAAAAGTTCATTCCCTTTGAGGGATATGTTAAGTTTGTGCAAACAACAGCAAGAATAACATTTCCAAAGATCTCATCAGATTGTAAAGATAATTCCCCATCGAATTTTTTGAGTCACAAAAAGAAGGTTCCTTATTCGGATCCCCCTAGCATGAAAGATGTGGACAGTTTGTATGAATTCTTTGATAGGAGGTAGGAATTGTACTTCTCGTTTTTTGGGGGGGGATTTTGAGCACTTAATTTTTTATCATAATTGATTATTTACTGtttttttagtatttaaataGTTTTAAAGTTTAATCTTGATTTTAGCTTTTGTTTCACTTTTTGTAGGTTATTACTTTAGTGTATTTTCTAAGTTAGAGGttctaaacaaataaatattgagtatgtaagaatattaattttccttttatttattatccttttaaaagaaaaaaaagaagaaaaaaaagcacTTTTTGGCACAAATGGATATAAATTTAGTAACGAACTTTGTCTTACTCAAAATATTCCCTCCACTCACGTCACTCACATGCTCACAcactttttatttttgctttccaATTCACACTCTCACTCACATTATAAATGAAAACACCTCTATCTCCCTCAAAAGACAGCAGCTTCACCCCCTCAAAACCACCACTAAAGGTCCATTTCTGGCCATGGGAGTAACCTGAAAACTCCAGCTCAAATCCCATAACCAAGTAGCCCCAAAACGAGCTCAAATCCTTCACCAAACTCCAGTGAAAATCAGTCCAAAACAGGAGCTCAAACCCAACGAAAATCCAGCAAAAACGCACCAAATCCGCCACTGCAACAGACCCGAAAAAACCCCAACTTTAGCTACAAAACTCCATTAAACTCCCACAAAAAGCAGCTAAAAGCAGCTTCCAAAATCCCTCCTTAAAAACAATAAATCACCTGAAAAATGCTATTAAAGCAGCCCTTTCTCACAAAAAACACCAATTCCAAAATAGCTCCAGCAATTGAGGATTAGCCAAGGTCGCTTTCGAGGTGCCGATTAGTTCTGCTCGGTTTGAAGGCCCCTGTTTTAGTTTTTTGTTCTGTTCAAATCGTTGTTGCCGGATGTTCTTGTACTCGACATCCCAAGAAGTTCTTATATCTAAAATATTTCAGCCTCTAAAGGTCCATTCCTTTCCTTTACAGAATATTTGAGTTTCACTTGGCTGATTTTATTGATGTGTTTACTATTTGATTGGTGTTCATATTCACTAAGATGATTTGTTCAAAGGTGTAAAAATATCACAGCATATTCATGTTTTAGCATTTTGGTCTCGTTTAGCTACACGATCCCTTACTCTTGATTTGCTTATTTGTTGGAATAGAGTCACATTTCACTTATTGCTAGACTACATTGATATAGATACTCATAAATTCAGTTTGTTGGCATGAtatttattgatttgattttaaGGTAAGCTCCATTAATCATGTGAGCACTATTCTGttttagtttggtttggtcaAGTCTATATGTTATCTAGGTAGGCCATTGTGATTTGTCAAATTAAGGATATTCTGCTGGTTGATTTCGTGTTAATTGGATGTTGTTGTATGATTGTTCAAAGTTGCCCTACTAAGAATTGTCTTCTatggttaaaaaataaaaataattagcaAGTCTTTAGTACATAATTGATAAGTTCCAATACCGTATCTTCAATAAGGTTGATAATCAATTCATACCATCTCTTCCCTAATGATTTCATAAATTCTTAGCCTCACAACAAATCTCAAGTAGTTTAGGAAAATTATTCATGAAcaatcgtagtttgctttaggcgcgattaataaaataaattatcatGGCTATGGGTATGATTCCCGTGGCATAGCCGTGATACGCAACTCCAAATTCGAATTGCACGTTCGCGTGACTCGACCTACAACTTagaagtaataaaataaacatgttgtaaatcgcgggtacGTTTCACGTGACGTGATttgcaatatgtacaaaaacaacaagtgcgcgacatcgcgacttgttcaaataaattccataaatactgaaaatggctcaaaataaataaaagcggtataAAAGCAGCAATGCATAAAAGGTTCATAAACACGCAATAATattagataattaagccaaatattaaTTGtcaagcgaccgtgctaaaactaaaaccacggaactcggtagtgcctcacaccttctcccgggttaacagaattccttagccggtcttctgtgttcgcggaccataagtagagtcaatttcctcgatttgggattttaaaataaaccggtgacttgggacaccatcataattattccaagtggcgattcgaattaaataaataatcttatttcgaataatgtcactttaattgtaAAAAACCCCTATCttcgaaaaaaggaggtgtgacacggaTTATAAGTACAAAAAGTGGATGTTTAGCTACTTTTATTGTGCTGGAGAATACTTGATTATCCTAGGTCAACTTGGGTGTCCCTTTAGCTGCACATGAGTTTTAAAATACTTTCTTTCTGATGTGTTTTCTACTGCAAAAGATAACATCTATTACACCAAATCAATTGCTGGCGAGTTTTATTCCAATTGTTTTTGTAGTACCAAGCTTGTTGTATTGACGGGAGCTGGCATGAGCACAGAGAGTGGAATTCCGGATTACAGGAGGTTAGTCAATAATTAGATGAGCAGGCGCAATGTGCTTGAAAGTTTGATCATTCTCTGAAGTTGGTCATCTGagttacatttttttaaaaagggaacacatttactgaaaagaaaataaagttgtCAATGCTTTACTCTTATGCTATCTGAGTTACATCTCTTTAAAAGGAGTCACATTTTGCTCTAAAGAGAAGAAAGTTTTCGATCTTTAGTTTGTATGCTATTTGGTGCAGTAATActttaaattgattttctttgTCATTATGATCTCCGGCTTGGGTTTTGAGGCTCTGATTGCTTTGAGTGATTTCATAAAATGTTTTACTGTCTTGGTTATCATCATATCTGAACGACTCCTCTGGTGCTTCATTAAAGAGAAGAACAAAAGACACATCCAGATTGATATGAATATTAAAAAGCCAATTTTTCCGGTGTTGAGCATTTAGCTAAATTGCATGAAGTAAGGATTAATTCTGAAAGTGCAGGCTAGATATCCTGTTCGAAACAATGCATTAAAGTATTGTGAAACATAAATTTATTTATTCTGTTTTGTCTGCACTCTTGGCCTGTTTTTATAGGGTGGTACGTCTTGATTGAGGTTAAAGATGGAGTGGGGAATTTTGGTATTACAGCTTTGTGCTGCTTCGAGATTTTATATTGGGGCTCGAACTTATTTGTATGGTTAGTTAAGTAATACTTATAATTTAGCAACTGGTAATGCTTTTCCCTCTTTTCTTGGCAGCCCAAATGGAGCATATAGTACTGGTTTCAAACCAATTACCCATCAGGTGATCTAAAGGCATGTGCTGTGATTCTTGGTTTCATTAAAGTGTTATTTTTGGCGTCATAAATACCATTTCTCCCATAACTTACAGAGGGAAAAAATGCAACAGTCTGATCCTGAAGGTAGAAAAAAAGCGGCTGCAGTTGCAAAAGAGAAGCTGTGCATATAATATGTTTGCTCGAAAAGCTTGAAAATAATTTAGCATGATCAGGCAATAAATTCTACTGTGTTtagttctatatatatatatatcttctcCACAACAAATCCTACATGAATTTAGGTTTTGGTCTTCTCTAAACATGTATGCATATACTTTTTCTTGCAAAAGAGATTTGTCTACTAGAGTTATAAGGAGTTGCTAGAGGACAAGAAGTTTTCAATTAAAGAATTGCATTAATTGAACTGGAAGGGAACTGGCAATCTACTTGGTAATGAGATATTTTTTCCTACAAAAAACAGATCATCTAACCTTACATATACTTCATTAGAGGCCTTTGGATCCCCAATATTCACTCCTATATTGTAATATTTTTTATTGAACATGACTTTAGCATAATATTCATGTAGCAGCGCTCCTCCCTTTCAACCTATCTTATTGTAATTCTATGCATTTCATCTTTTTTCTCGTGAAACCGAAATCActtctcttgagccgagggtcttccagaaatagtctctctatcgtcataaggtaggggtaaggtctgcataaactttaccctccccaaaccccacttgtgggatttcactgggttttttgttgttgttgttgttgttgttcttgtgaaACCGAAAAGGATAAAAAATAAATCCAACTTATGCCCAAAGAATAAAAAATTTGGAGCAACCATCCTTCAAactgtttaatttttttttatctggCTAAGTAATATGTTGAATTTTCAAGCTTCTACTGTTCATGATCTTCTTCCAGTTTCTGATGATTTTTTCGATAGATTTCCTTCCCCATCTCATTACCCTGTTTATTTGATGCCTCTCACAAATTTCTCAATCTGTTATTGAACTAGCATGGCTTCTTCTATTTGTTTAAACAGCCATTCTAGGAACCACCGAACAGTAGTTTGATCTCATCTCCTTCCTTAAATCTGATCATTCTTCTTCACTGCCATAATGACTCTACATTTTTTAGCATCCTTCCTCGACTTGTCAAATGCtgtttcttctcctttttcttatttattcatgCAGTTTATGTATTTCCTTGTTCCTTAAGTTAATCCATGCATGCATAATTTGCCTAAAGATGTGAGTGTCAGTGTGTGCAATCATAGACTTGGTAAAAACAATAGCCTCAAAAGAAAATTAAGTAGATAGTACATGAACTGAAATGCGACTTTACATACTGTCCTTTTTGTCCCTGGATTTTCTGAAGTTAAAATTTTACACTCTTTTGTAGTTTATAACTTTCTTGTGTCAGCATCTACTTAATCGGTGCAGTCAAAAGATGCTTCATCGCATATTATATGCCAGTTATCACTCCGAAATCAGTTTTTCTTTAATCCTCCTGTTCTTCACAGGATTTTCAAAAGCTTAATTCTTCATCTTCCTGACAGGATTTAGAAAAAGTTTTCagcttttttaaaaataaaaaaaaatcagtcTGGGTCAGCACGCGCTCTCTTAGCTATTCCACCCGGTAGGTGCTACTTCCCACCAACACATGTACCGGGTAACTCTGAGATTTGAGCCTTGGTCTTCCATGATTTTATCCCAATTTATTTGCTGCTAAGCCATATCCTTGGGTGCGAGAAAAGTTGTCAGTTTCCTCTTACATTTGCAGTGTTAGCTTCTATTTGGTCTTCCTTCAAGTAACATTTTCTCACATTGCACTTGTTTATCTACACTGCAGACATTTCATATTTTCTGATTAAATTTTTCATTGTTTCCTATTGCAGGAGTTTCTCCGATCAAGCAAGGCTCGAAGGCGTTATTGGACACGGAGTTATGCTGGCTGGAGACGTTTCACTGCAGCTCAACCTAGTACAGGTCATATAGCTCTATCATCTCTTGAGAAAGCAGGCCATATAAGTTTTATGATTACACAGAATGTGGACAGGTGGTTGGCTCATCTTTTCGTTTATCTTTGATTTTATGAGCCTTTTAACACTAACTTATTACATTTCCTCTCAGGCTGCATCATCGGGCTGGCAGCAATCCACTTGAATTGCATGGGACCGTCTACATTGTTGCCTGTACAAATTGTGGTTTTACTCTACCTCGAGAACTGTTTCAAGATCAAGTGAAGGCTCAAAATCCTAAGGTTATCTTTGTTCAATTATCCTATTAATCTACTAATGCTCATATAAGCCCATACACGATATTGAAATCACTTGCTAACTATTGATTTGAGTTATGTGAATTTGACTTGATGAAAGATGAGAGCGAAATTGGTTTCAGCACTGTTCCACGGGGCACTTATGCTAATAGGCACAGGTCCTATAAGTCCTGTAGACATCGATATGC contains:
- the LOC107776818 gene encoding psbP domain-containing protein 2, chloroplastic-like isoform X2 gives rise to the protein MSTLSSVTRSIAYNGFFQNLIMTMPITPPQIIKRKRSLTVSSLSIPHNNETNKSMAEMVPIVSNRRVLNLSILTVLLWDPFSTFSVAIGGEVLELERYTDSTEGFTLLRPSSWIKDANKGSNNVGVVVIPVKIATLSQFGTPQFVADKLILAEKRKESTKEAEVVAVSERTGEGGLQVYEFEYKIDSTRGGMKRILSAAFVASGKLYLLNIAHSDGLESPIDPDRRNTLEQILHSFDTAPST
- the LOC107776818 gene encoding psbP domain-containing protein 2, chloroplastic-like isoform X1 → MSTLSSVTRSIAYNGFFQNLIMTMPITPPQIIKRKRSLTVSSLSIPHNNETNKSMAEMVPIVSNRRVLNLSILTVLLWDPFSTFSVAIGGEVLELERYTDSTEGFTLLRPSSWIKVDKAGATVLFQDANKGSNNVGVVVIPVKIATLSQFGTPQFVADKLILAEKRKESTKEAEVVAVSERTGEGGLQVYEFEYKIDSTRGGMKRILSAAFVASGKLYLLNIAHSDGLESPIDPDRRNTLEQILHSFDTAPST
- the LOC107776829 gene encoding NAD-dependent protein deacylase SRT2 gives rise to the protein MSMSLRLCCEPSISGLKNKRDLLGLDLAANHLNIPMRKWFSGVKKFIPFEGYVKFVQTTARITFPKISSDCKDNSPSNFLSHKKKVPYSDPPSMKDVDSLYEFFDRSTKLVVLTGAGMSTESGIPDYRSPNGAYSTGFKPITHQEFLRSSKARRRYWTRSYAGWRRFTAAQPSTGHIALSSLEKAGHISFMITQNVDRLHHRAGSNPLELHGTVYIVACTNCGFTLPRELFQDQVKAQNPKWAAAIESLDYDSRSDESFGMKQRPDGDIEIDEKFWEEDFYIPDCERCQGVLKPDVVFFGDNVPKARADVAMEAAKGCDAFLVLGSSMMTMSAFRLIKAAHEAGAATAIVNIGVTRADDLVPLKINARVGEILPRLLDVGSLSIPAL